One window of the Ananas comosus cultivar F153 linkage group 21, ASM154086v1, whole genome shotgun sequence genome contains the following:
- the LOC109726256 gene encoding uncharacterized protein LOC109726256, giving the protein MRRACYSFYLCLSLLLFFFVSDVASVPLSTSSRWIVDKEGRRVKLACVNWPSHLEPMLAEGLGKQTLDTITKRVGSMGFNCVRLTWATFMVTNESLSSLTVQQSLEALNLSESIGAIQVNNPSLLNLTLIQAFEAVVSSLRDNNVMVILDNHISKPGWCCSNSDGNGFFGDKYFDPDVWIQGLTKMATMFNGTSNVVGMSLRNELRGPKQNVDDWYRYMQKGAEAVHAGNPDVLVILSGMSFDNDLSFLTRSPVNVSFSNKLVFELHWYSFSDGEAWRSGNANDVCGRITGNVERKAGFLLDGGSPLLLSEFGVDNRGGNANDDRYFGCVAGVLADWDLDWALWTLQGSYYLRQGVFGLDEVYGVLGWDWCKDRNTSALSRIQALQPPFQGPGVSNLPPYTIIFHPSTGLCVLKKSLMEPTLELGPCNNTEAWTYTSQHALMLKDTLLCLKAEGSGKPAKLGIVCTDSSSKWELISDSKMHISSCNNGAAGSLCLDVGTDGRSIVTNPCECLSRRQDCDPESQWFRLVSSTRSIASRIPLRQLPHQFRRWKIM; this is encoded by the exons ATGAGAAGAGCTTGCTATTCCTTTTATCTTTGTCTTTCTCTTCTGCTGTTCTTCTTCGTGAGTGATGTAGCGTCTGTGCCGCTCTCGACGAGCTCGCGGTGGATTGTGGACAAGGAGGGCAGGCGGGTAAAGCTGGCTTGTGTGAACTGGCCATCGCATCTTGAGCCGATGCTTGCAGAGGGGCTCGGGAAGCAAACATTGGATACCATAACAAAGAGGGTTGGTAGCATGGGATTCAACTGTGTGAGGCTCACCTGGGCTACCTTCATGGTGACCAACGAGTCCTTGTCGTCGCTCACCGTCCAGCAGTCCTTGGAGGCTCTCAACCTCTCTGAGTCCATTGGCGCAATACAAGTCAATAATCCTTCTTTGCTGAATCTCACACTTATCCAAGCATTCGAG GCTGTGGTGTCCAGCCTACGCGATAACAACGTAATGGTGATATTGGACAACCACATAAGCAAGCCAGGGTGGTGTTGCAGCAACAGTGACGGGAATGGTTTCTTTGGGGACAAGTACTTTGATCCTGATGTATGGATCCAGGGGCTAACAAAAATGGCCACAATGTTTAACGGAACCTCCAATGTAGTTGGCATGAGCCTAAGGAATGAGTTGAGGGGACCCAAACAAAACGTCGACGATTGGTACAG ATACATGCAGAAGGGCGCAGAGGCAGTACATGCGGGGAATCCAGACGTGCTCGTGATCCTCTCCGGCATGAGCTTCGACAACGACCTCAGCTTCCTCACCCGCAGTCCGGTCAACGTCAGCTTCTCTAACAAGCTGGTGTTCGAGCTGCACTGGTATAGCTTCTCGGACGGCGAGGCATGGCGCAGCGGGAACGCCAACGACGTGTGCGGGAGAATAACGGGGAACGTCGAAAGGAAGGCCGGGTTTCTACTGGATGGGGGGTCCCCGCTTCTTCTGAGCGAGTTCGGAGTCGATAACAGAGGAGGGAATGCCAACGACGACCGGTATTTCGGGTGCGTGGCGGGGGTGTTGGCTGACTGGGACTTGGACTGGGCGCTGTGGACCCTGCAGGGGAGCTACTACTTGCGACAGGGGGTGTTCGGGTTGGACGAGGTGTATGGGGTCTTGGGTTGGGATTGGTGCAAGGACCGGAATACTAGCGCGCTGAGCAGGATTCAAGCATTACAGCCGCCGTTTCAAG GGCCTGGTGTTTCTAATCTGCCTCCTTACACGATAATCTTCCACCCGTCGACTGGGCTCTGCGTACTAAAGAAATCGTTGATGGAGCCAACACTGGAGTTAGGCCCCTGCAACAACACCGAGGCGTGGACCTACACATCCCAGCACGCTCTAATGCTGAAGGACACCCTCCTATGCTTGAAAGCCGAAGGCAGCGGGAAGCCGGCGAAGCTGGGGATAGTCTGCACTGACTCTAGCTCAAAGTGGGAGCTGATCTCCGACTCCAAGATGCACATCTCGTCTTGTAACAATGGTGCTGCAGGCAGCTTATGCCTGGATGTCGGCACCGACGGCAGGAGTATCGTGACGAACCCATGCGAGTGCCTAAGCCGGCGGCAAGATTGCGACCCCGAGAGCCAGTGGTTCAGGCTTGTGAGCAGCACCCGGAGCATCGCTAGCCGGATCCCTCTTCGGCAGCTCCCGCACCAATTCAGGAGATGGAAAATCATGTAG